AAGTGGTTGAGGGCGCGCACCGTGCCGTCGGCCTCCGCGGTGACGACGGAGACGTAGACCGACTCGACGCCCGACGGCACGGGGCCCAGCTCGACGTAGGCCTTCGACCGCAGATCGACGACGAGACCGTCCGCCGCCTCGCGCAGCGCCTCGGTCGTCGCCGACGCCCAGTGCCGCCGGAGAGGCGGCAGCCCCGGGAGCGAGGTGCCCGCGGCGAGCCGGTACGCGGGGACGGGGTCGCCCGCCCCCACCGGCCCGAACGGAGCCGTCTGGATGAGCGCATGGTCCGCGAGCCAGGCACGATCGCCCGCGGGCAGGGCGGACGCGCCGAGCGCGTCGTACAGCACCCCCGTGTACCGGTCCATCGCCGGCATCGTCGCGGCACGCCTGAGCGCCGCGTTCACCGAGACCTCGCCGCGCTGCCGCTCGCTCAGCTTGAGCGCGCGTGCCGCCCGGTCCGCGTCGTCCGAGAGGCGGACGAGCGCCTCCACGGCCGTCTCGCGCAACGGACGCAGCGAGGGCAGCCGCAGCGTGGCGAGGTCCAGGGACGCGCCGTCGCCTCCCGGGCGCTTCGTCTCGGAGGGCGGGAGCAGGACGAGCACGGAGGACCCCTTCCGCGCACCCGCGGTGCGCACACGGACGTCGCCGGCCCCGGGATCGGCGGATCCCGGGGCCGGCGGAGCGACGTCTGTCAGTCGATCAGCTGAGCGTTGCCGGCCACGATGGTGAGCTCGTCGCCCTCCATCGACACGAAGCCGTCGCGCGCATCCGCGACGACCTTCGTGCCGTCGACCCGCGTGATGCGGACCTGCCCGTGGGAGAGGATCGACAGCACGGGCTCGTGCCCCGGCATGAAGCCGATCTCACCCTCGGTGGTCTTGGCGACCAC
This window of the Microbacterium sp. AB genome carries:
- a CDS encoding YaaA family protein codes for the protein MLVLLPPSETKRPGGDGASLDLATLRLPSLRPLRETAVEALVRLSDDADRAARALKLSERQRGEVSVNAALRRAATMPAMDRYTGVLYDALGASALPAGDRAWLADHALIQTAPFGPVGAGDPVPAYRLAAGTSLPGLPPLRRHWASATTEALREAADGLVVDLRSKAYVELGPVPSGVESVYVSVVTAEADGTVRALNHFNKRAKGELARLLAADRPRPASAEDLLEWAASADVDLRPGTARGEILLVAGR
- a CDS encoding F0F1 ATP synthase subunit epsilon; translated protein: MALNVTLVSAEAEVWTGEASLVVAKTTEGEIGFMPGHEPVLSILSHGQVRITRVDGTKVVADARDGFVSMEGDELTIVAGNAQLID